Proteins from one Haemorhous mexicanus isolate bHaeMex1 chromosome 34, bHaeMex1.pri, whole genome shotgun sequence genomic window:
- the GADD45GIP1 gene encoding large ribosomal subunit protein mL64 produces MAAPLRRALLALGPARPRLPEPVPVPARPYRADPLRRRPGPAPADPEDLRAAARRFGRLGEASGVAAWRLWPSPEQLREAEAEEREWDPPLREVEAVLEQREREEARRRKERAELVARSLAAMPARVAAWRREREAARERARAEAARRQRLLAEAGLGAAPRPGTPARGSARAQELLDDLERQRRREEKRRRRQEREEAARSALAAAEAAAAARPLPGTPPESDGTPPRPTGATS; encoded by the exons atggcggcgcccTTGCGGCGGGCGCTGCTGGCGCTgggcccggcccgcccgcgGCTGCCGGAgccggtcccggtcccggcgCGGCCCTACCGGGCGGACCCGCTGCGCCGccgcccgggcccggcccccgcCGACCCGGAGGACCTGCGGGCGGCCGCGCGGCGGTTCGGGCGGCTCGGGGAGGCCTCGGGGGTGGCGGCGTGGCGGCTCTGGCCCAGCCCGGAGCAGCTGCGGGAGGCGGAGGCGGAGGAGCGCGAGTGGGACCCGCCGCTCCGGGAGGTGGAGGCCGTGCTGGAGCAGCGGGAGAGGGAGGAGGCGCGGCGGAGAAAGgagag GGCCGAGCTGGTGGCCCGCAGCCTGGCGGCGATGCCCGCCCGCGTGGCCGCCTGGCGCCGGGAGCGCGAGGCCGCGCGGGAGCGCGCGCGGGCGGAGGCGGCGCGGCGGCAGCGGCTGCTGGCcgaggcggggctgggggcggccccgcggcccGGGACCCCCGCCCGCGGCTCGGCCcgagcccaggagctgctggacgACCTggagcggcagcggcggcgggaggagaagcggcggcggcggcaggagCGGGAGGAGGCGGCCCGGAGCGCCCTggcggcggcggaggcggcggcggcggcgcggccgctccccgggaccccccccgaGAGCGacgggaccccccccagacccaccgGGGCCACGTCGTGA